A genomic segment from Streptomyces sp. NBC_00459 encodes:
- a CDS encoding SCO5918 family protein has protein sequence MRCVIARFPFDLIMSEVTHKMDGVAPEPITSAAVSIGGVDYPVKQVGAVITRLDRRDFTEKEMIAALNRLGFTCRPAAAAAPARPAVIDPWAEMQ, from the coding sequence ATGCGTTGTGTGATCGCCCGATTCCCGTTCGACCTGATCATGAGCGAGGTCACGCACAAGATGGACGGGGTCGCTCCCGAGCCCATCACCAGTGCGGCCGTCAGCATCGGTGGCGTGGACTACCCCGTCAAGCAGGTCGGGGCGGTCATCACCCGCCTCGACCGGCGGGACTTCACCGAGAAGGAAATGATCGCCGCGCTCAATCGGCTCGGCTTCACCTGCCGTCCGGCCGCCGCGGCGGCGCCGGCCCGTCCGGCGGTCATCGACCCCTGGGCCGAGATGCAGTAA
- a CDS encoding M4 family metallopeptidase, producing the protein MSRTRRVNCIIPPHLLDKLLESDNSGVRKAALDTLLTTARLRGERGVRASFVGAASAGNGRRTVFDCQQGRFLPFAALAQSEDGPASADESVKRAFDGLGTTRDFYRSVLQRNSVDDRGMRLDGYVHFDVQYNNAFWDGRQMVFGDGDESMFTDFTGSLDVIAHELTHAVTEFTAGLAYHNQSGALNESMSDVFGSLVKQWSMKQSAETADWLIGADIFTPGIDADALRSMKAPGHAYDNDLFGKDPQPAHMRHFVHLPDTEREDFGGVHINSGIPNKAFYLTATNIGGFAWEAPGLIWYESLKASSVDTQFQGFADTTHQKAEELYGADSTEQLAVLAAWQEVGIRISGVPAGVARARSRAGRNGARGRSAGQDGGAGREDGLVALNRQVEALAAQVAGLSKAVAALQRERVTHG; encoded by the coding sequence ATGAGCAGGACCCGTCGCGTCAACTGCATCATCCCGCCGCACCTTCTCGACAAGCTTCTGGAAAGCGACAACTCCGGGGTTCGCAAAGCCGCCCTGGACACCCTGCTGACCACTGCCCGGTTGCGGGGTGAGCGTGGAGTCCGGGCGTCCTTCGTCGGCGCCGCCTCCGCGGGAAACGGCAGGCGGACAGTCTTCGACTGCCAGCAGGGCAGGTTCCTCCCCTTCGCTGCGCTGGCCCAGTCGGAGGACGGACCGGCCTCCGCGGACGAGTCCGTCAAGCGGGCTTTCGACGGACTCGGCACCACGCGCGACTTCTATCGCAGTGTGCTGCAACGGAATTCGGTCGACGACCGGGGAATGCGTCTGGACGGCTATGTCCACTTCGACGTGCAGTACAACAACGCGTTCTGGGACGGACGGCAGATGGTCTTCGGTGACGGGGACGAGAGCATGTTCACCGACTTCACCGGATCCCTCGACGTGATCGCCCACGAACTGACGCACGCGGTCACGGAGTTCACCGCGGGGCTCGCCTACCACAATCAGTCCGGGGCGCTGAACGAGTCGATGTCGGACGTCTTCGGGTCGCTGGTCAAACAGTGGTCGATGAAGCAGTCGGCCGAGACGGCGGACTGGCTGATCGGGGCCGACATCTTCACCCCGGGGATCGACGCCGACGCCCTGCGCTCGATGAAGGCTCCGGGACACGCGTACGACAACGACCTGTTCGGCAAGGATCCCCAGCCTGCGCACATGCGTCACTTCGTCCACCTGCCGGACACCGAGCGAGAGGACTTCGGCGGGGTGCACATCAACTCCGGCATCCCGAACAAGGCGTTCTACCTGACGGCGACGAACATCGGCGGGTTCGCGTGGGAGGCTCCCGGACTCATCTGGTACGAGTCGCTCAAGGCCTCCAGCGTCGACACGCAGTTCCAGGGCTTCGCGGACACCACCCACCAGAAGGCCGAGGAACTCTACGGGGCCGACAGCACCGAGCAGTTGGCCGTGCTGGCGGCGTGGCAGGAGGTCGGCATCCGGATCAGCGGGGTCCCGGCCGGGGTCGCCCGGGCGCGGAGCCGCGCCGGCCGGAACGGTGCGCGGGGTCGCTCGGCCGGCCAGGACGGTGGAGCGGGCCGGGAGGACGGGCTGGTGGCGCTGAACCGGCAGGTCGAGGCGTTGGCCGCCCAGGTGGCGGGGCTGTCCAAGGCCGTGGCCGCGCTCCAGCGGGAACGTGTGACCCACGGATGA
- a CDS encoding YdeI/OmpD-associated family protein, whose amino-acid sequence MTQDLETIAFPSAEAFEAWLGENHAVSPGIWLKLRKKGPGIVALNYAQALDVALCYGWIDGQKAALDDQFWLQRFTPRRPRSKWSKVNCGKVAVLIEQGRMRPQGLAEIERAKADGRWEAAYDSARTATVPDDLAAALAADPAAAASFETLDRQNRYAILYRIQDAKRAETRARRIEKYVEMLAKGEKLLP is encoded by the coding sequence GTGACTCAGGACCTGGAGACCATTGCCTTCCCGTCCGCCGAGGCCTTCGAGGCATGGCTCGGCGAGAACCACGCGGTATCGCCCGGCATCTGGCTCAAGCTGCGCAAGAAGGGCCCCGGAATCGTCGCGCTGAACTACGCCCAGGCCCTCGACGTGGCGCTCTGCTACGGCTGGATCGACGGCCAGAAGGCCGCGCTCGACGACCAGTTTTGGCTCCAGCGGTTCACCCCGCGCAGGCCGCGCAGCAAGTGGTCCAAGGTCAACTGCGGCAAGGTGGCCGTCCTGATCGAGCAGGGCCGGATGCGTCCGCAGGGGCTGGCGGAGATCGAGCGGGCCAAGGCGGACGGCCGCTGGGAGGCGGCGTACGACAGTGCGAGGACGGCCACGGTGCCGGACGACCTCGCGGCGGCCCTGGCCGCGGACCCGGCCGCGGCGGCGTCCTTCGAGACCCTGGACCGGCAGAACCGCTACGCGATCCTGTACCGGATCCAGGACGCCAAGAGGGCCGAGACCCGAGCACGCCGGATCGAGAAGTACGTGGAGATGCTGGCCAAGGGCGAGAAGCTCCTCCCCTAG
- a CDS encoding DJ-1/PfpI family protein, whose translation MQVAVVTFDGFNELDSFIASALINRCRKDGLEAFITTPTPVVTSMNGVEVTGQRSMEFVTEADVVLIGSGVKAREVVADERLIARLSLDPVRQLIGSQCSGALVLARLGLLGGMPVCTDRKSRPFVEAEGVTVLDVPFHAEGNIATAGGCLASQYLATWVITRTLGEAAARDVLDYVAPVGENEQSVERALRAVRAGASALR comes from the coding sequence ATGCAGGTAGCCGTTGTCACCTTCGACGGGTTCAACGAACTCGACAGCTTCATCGCCTCCGCGCTGATCAACCGCTGCCGTAAGGACGGTCTGGAGGCCTTCATCACCACGCCGACGCCCGTCGTCACGTCGATGAACGGTGTCGAGGTGACCGGGCAGCGGTCGATGGAGTTCGTGACCGAGGCCGATGTCGTGCTGATCGGCAGCGGGGTGAAGGCACGTGAGGTGGTCGCCGACGAGCGGCTGATCGCCAGGCTGTCGCTCGACCCCGTACGGCAGTTGATCGGTTCCCAGTGCTCCGGCGCGCTGGTGCTCGCCCGGCTCGGTCTGCTGGGTGGCATGCCCGTCTGCACCGACAGGAAGAGCCGGCCCTTCGTCGAGGCCGAGGGTGTCACCGTGCTGGACGTGCCCTTCCACGCCGAGGGGAACATCGCCACGGCGGGCGGTTGCCTGGCCTCGCAGTACCTCGCCACGTGGGTGATCACCCGGACACTCGGGGAGGCCGCCGCGCGTGACGTCCTCGACTACGTGGCTCCGGTCGGCGAGAACGAGCAGAGCGTCGAGCGCGCCCTGCGTGCCGTCCGCGCGGGTGCGTCGGCGCTGCGCTGA
- a CDS encoding NAD(P)-dependent oxidoreductase, producing MTDTDTPVRTVAVLGTGIMGAAMARNLARSGHAVRVWNRTRAKAEPLAAEAGVQVADTPADAVRDADVVLTMLYDGDAVRDVMREAGPALRPGAAWVQSTTAGVDAIGELGAMAAELGLAFFDAPVLGTRQPAEAGQLLVLAAGPVEHRGAVAPVLDAVGARTVWTGEEGAAGSATRLKLVANSWVLAATSATGEVLALAQALGVDPQSFFDVIAGGPLDMGYLRAKAGLILDDKLTPASFAVSTAAKDARLIVEAGERNGVRLDVAAASAERFRRAEEQGHGDEDMAAAYFASFEEK from the coding sequence ATGACCGACACCGACACTCCTGTCCGCACCGTCGCAGTCCTCGGCACCGGCATCATGGGTGCCGCCATGGCCCGTAACCTCGCCCGCTCCGGCCATGCCGTCCGGGTCTGGAACCGGACCCGCGCCAAGGCCGAACCGCTGGCCGCCGAAGCAGGCGTCCAGGTCGCAGACACGCCCGCCGATGCCGTACGGGACGCGGATGTCGTCCTGACCATGCTGTACGACGGTGACGCCGTCCGGGACGTCATGCGGGAGGCCGGGCCCGCGCTGCGTCCGGGGGCCGCGTGGGTGCAGTCGACCACCGCAGGGGTGGACGCGATCGGTGAACTGGGGGCAATGGCAGCGGAGTTGGGGCTCGCCTTCTTCGACGCGCCCGTGTTGGGGACCCGGCAGCCCGCCGAGGCCGGACAGTTGCTCGTGCTCGCCGCCGGTCCCGTGGAGCACCGGGGGGCTGTCGCGCCGGTCCTCGACGCGGTCGGTGCCCGTACGGTGTGGACCGGCGAGGAGGGGGCCGCGGGCAGTGCGACACGGCTGAAGCTCGTCGCCAACAGCTGGGTGCTCGCCGCCACCAGCGCGACCGGCGAGGTGCTGGCCCTGGCCCAGGCGCTCGGCGTCGACCCGCAGAGCTTCTTCGACGTCATCGCCGGCGGTCCGCTCGACATGGGCTATCTGCGGGCCAAGGCCGGTCTGATCCTGGACGACAAGCTGACTCCGGCGAGTTTCGCGGTGTCCACGGCCGCGAAGGACGCGCGGCTGATCGTCGAGGCGGGCGAGCGGAACGGCGTACGGCTGGATGTGGCCGCCGCGAGCGCCGAACGGTTCCGGCGCGCAGAGGAACAGGGGCACGGGGACGAGGACATGGCGGCGGCGTACTTCGCCTCCTTCGAGGAGAAGTAG
- a CDS encoding protealysin inhibitor emfourin — protein MRVTLAKHGGQAAAIQRRLPPKELDSDALSANDAAELARLVAAAAVPAAEVDRSGRARDAMSYTITVEEGGRSTTVLTQSDTTMSPGFAALLRWLETHW, from the coding sequence ATGAGGGTGACTCTGGCGAAGCACGGCGGGCAGGCGGCTGCGATCCAACGCCGCCTCCCGCCGAAGGAGTTGGACAGCGACGCCCTGTCCGCGAACGATGCGGCGGAGCTGGCCCGACTGGTCGCCGCCGCGGCGGTTCCGGCGGCCGAGGTGGACCGGTCCGGCCGGGCGCGGGACGCGATGAGCTACACGATCACCGTGGAGGAGGGCGGCCGCTCCACCACCGTCCTCACCCAGTCGGACACCACCATGTCTCCGGGGTTCGCGGCGTTGCTGAGGTGGCTTGAGACTCACTGGTGA
- a CDS encoding beta-N-acetylglucosaminidase domain-containing protein: MTPALKSASGLLAALALCVLGSAPAPAAAATPHSANASTVPHIWPTPQQVRPGHGTQPVPKQVVEVIGHATDPAARALVERVLRDAGARTIRTVTAGRPAPPAALTVYVGGPTENPATAKALKLLHAAPPTQLPSGGYTLATGQGTIALSGVDPTGTFYAAQTLRQLITHRSVPSTTVRDWPTTALRGVIEGFYGAPWTQRDRLSQLDFYGRTKQNVYVYSPKDDPYLRANWRDDYPPAQLATLKQLVDRAAANHVRFTYALSPGLSVCYSSAADVRALVAKFESLYAIGVRSFAVPLDDISYTAWNCPADDQRFGTGGGAAGTAQSTLLNAVVKDFVSAHDDVTPLEMVPTEYSDLTGSPYKTALRERLDPSVVVEWTGVGVIAPTITTEQARQARELFGHPILIWDNYPVNDYTTSRLLLGPCTGREAGVATQVTGITANPMIQAEASKLALFTSASYAWNPTAYDPRAAFLASVQDFAADAPRSTAASLRLFAENSYSSPLDATESPTLTPLLKAFTTAYESGEGLAEAARALTAYFKEMAAAPADLRANLANSPFLTETSPWLDKLGAYGEAGGTAVELMLAQKNGDTDGVSTLYARLQSQRKQLDAVPQQIAPGVLDRFLFDATLRAAPDPGPDASFTPTSLSLSPGGSATSTLTIADNRSTTDATTTWQIKPVDGLTVTPSSGTVTVPAGGKVTATLTFTAASGAEAGTRSLAVTGDGLVSRAIPVQITGVDGGSTRALTANFSGASVSSVDLASGTSTEIPVGNNPGEVVVSSDGRTAYAANQGSDTVSVIDIATAKVTSTVAVGDVPAGLALTPDGRTLWVADYSDDAVQPIDLATGTAGAKITVGDGPENMAITPDGTTLYVANIHDSTVSPVNLSTGKAGAAIAVGPNPFNVVAAPDGKTVYVSNSGGSTVTPIDTATNDTRPTYLVTGQAYGLAVSPDGRTLWVSASNGDTITPLDTVTGAPGTPVTVGRSAFDVTLDWNGTTAYVTTADAGTLVPVTTATGKVGTPLKTGAYPLAATVTGVPVN; the protein is encoded by the coding sequence GTGACCCCGGCGCTGAAGTCAGCGAGCGGTCTCCTGGCCGCACTGGCCCTCTGTGTGCTGGGCAGCGCCCCGGCCCCCGCCGCAGCGGCAACGCCCCATTCCGCCAACGCGTCCACCGTCCCCCACATCTGGCCGACTCCCCAGCAGGTGAGACCCGGCCACGGCACCCAACCGGTCCCGAAGCAGGTCGTCGAGGTCATCGGCCACGCCACCGACCCCGCCGCCCGCGCCCTCGTCGAACGCGTCCTGCGCGACGCCGGAGCCCGCACCATCCGTACGGTCACAGCGGGCCGCCCGGCACCCCCCGCCGCCCTCACCGTCTACGTCGGCGGCCCCACCGAGAACCCGGCGACGGCAAAGGCCCTCAAGCTCCTGCACGCCGCACCCCCCACCCAACTCCCCTCCGGCGGCTACACGTTGGCCACGGGCCAGGGCACCATCGCCCTGTCCGGCGTCGACCCGACAGGCACCTTCTACGCGGCCCAGACCCTCCGCCAGCTCATCACCCACCGCTCGGTCCCCTCCACAACAGTCCGGGACTGGCCGACGACCGCCCTGCGCGGAGTGATCGAGGGCTTCTACGGCGCCCCCTGGACCCAGCGCGACCGCCTCTCCCAACTCGACTTCTACGGCCGCACCAAACAGAACGTGTACGTCTACTCCCCCAAGGACGACCCGTATCTGCGCGCGAACTGGCGCGACGACTACCCGCCCGCCCAACTCGCGACCCTGAAGCAACTGGTCGACCGCGCCGCCGCCAACCACGTCCGCTTCACCTACGCCCTCTCGCCCGGCCTGTCGGTCTGCTACTCCTCGGCCGCCGACGTCAGGGCGCTGGTCGCCAAGTTCGAGTCGCTGTACGCGATCGGCGTGCGCTCGTTCGCCGTACCGCTGGACGACATCAGCTACACCGCTTGGAACTGCCCTGCCGACGATCAGAGGTTCGGCACCGGAGGCGGCGCGGCAGGCACCGCGCAGTCGACGCTCCTCAACGCCGTCGTCAAGGACTTCGTCTCCGCACACGACGACGTGACCCCGCTGGAGATGGTCCCGACCGAGTACTCCGACCTCACCGGCTCCCCGTACAAGACCGCGCTGCGCGAGAGGCTGGACCCCTCGGTCGTCGTCGAATGGACCGGCGTCGGAGTCATCGCGCCGACGATCACCACCGAACAGGCCCGCCAGGCAAGGGAGTTGTTCGGTCACCCGATCCTCATCTGGGACAACTACCCGGTGAACGACTACACCACCAGCCGCCTCCTCCTGGGCCCCTGCACGGGCCGCGAGGCAGGCGTGGCCACCCAGGTCACGGGCATCACCGCCAACCCGATGATCCAGGCGGAGGCCAGCAAACTGGCCCTCTTCACCTCGGCGTCCTACGCCTGGAACCCCACGGCGTACGACCCCCGGGCAGCCTTCCTGGCCTCGGTCCAGGACTTCGCGGCCGACGCGCCCAGGTCCACGGCCGCCTCCCTCCGGCTGTTCGCGGAGAACAGTTACTCCTCCCCTCTCGACGCCACCGAGTCCCCGACGCTGACCCCCCTCCTCAAGGCGTTCACGACGGCGTACGAGAGCGGCGAGGGCCTGGCCGAGGCGGCCCGCGCGCTGACCGCCTACTTCAAGGAGATGGCCGCAGCCCCGGCGGACCTCCGCGCGAATCTCGCCAACTCCCCGTTCCTCACGGAGACTTCGCCCTGGCTGGACAAGCTGGGAGCATACGGAGAGGCCGGCGGGACGGCAGTCGAGTTGATGCTCGCGCAGAAGAACGGCGACACGGACGGCGTCTCAACCCTCTACGCCCGCCTCCAGTCGCAGCGCAAGCAACTCGACGCGGTGCCCCAGCAGATCGCCCCCGGCGTACTGGACCGCTTCCTGTTCGACGCGACACTGAGAGCGGCCCCCGACCCGGGCCCGGACGCGTCCTTCACCCCGACGTCCCTGTCCCTTTCCCCCGGCGGCAGCGCCACCTCCACCCTCACGATCGCCGACAACCGCTCCACGACGGACGCCACAACAACCTGGCAGATCAAGCCGGTTGACGGCCTGACCGTCACCCCGTCCTCGGGCACGGTCACCGTCCCGGCAGGCGGAAAGGTGACGGCGACCCTGACGTTCACGGCGGCGAGCGGGGCGGAAGCGGGCACAAGGTCGCTAGCGGTCACCGGAGATGGACTGGTGAGCCGGGCGATCCCCGTACAGATAACCGGAGTTGACGGCGGCAGCACCCGCGCCCTCACCGCCAACTTCAGCGGCGCCTCGGTCAGTTCGGTGGACCTGGCCTCCGGTACGTCGACGGAGATCCCCGTCGGCAACAACCCGGGGGAGGTCGTGGTCAGTTCGGACGGCCGTACCGCCTATGCGGCGAACCAGGGTTCGGACACGGTGAGCGTCATCGACATCGCCACCGCGAAGGTCACCTCGACCGTGGCGGTCGGGGACGTACCGGCGGGCCTCGCCCTCACCCCGGACGGCCGGACCCTCTGGGTCGCGGACTACTCCGACGACGCGGTCCAGCCGATCGACCTCGCCACCGGCACGGCGGGCGCGAAGATCACGGTGGGCGACGGCCCGGAGAACATGGCGATCACCCCGGACGGCACCACCCTGTACGTGGCGAACATCCACGACAGCACGGTGAGCCCGGTGAACCTGTCAACGGGCAAGGCGGGAGCAGCGATCGCGGTCGGGCCGAACCCGTTCAACGTGGTCGCGGCTCCCGACGGGAAGACGGTGTACGTGTCCAACTCCGGCGGCTCGACGGTCACCCCGATCGACACCGCCACGAACGACACCCGCCCGACCTATCTGGTCACCGGTCAGGCGTACGGCCTCGCCGTCTCCCCCGACGGCCGCACCCTGTGGGTCAGCGCGAGCAACGGTGACACGATCACCCCGCTCGACACGGTGACCGGCGCTCCGGGCACCCCGGTCACCGTCGGCCGCTCCGCCTTCGACGTCACCCTCGACTGGAACGGCACCACGGCCTACGTCACAACAGCCGACGCCGGCACCCTCGTCCCGGTGACAACGGCAACGGGGAAGGTCGGTACACCCCTGAAAACGGGCGCATACCCACTGGCCGCGACGGTGACGGGAGTACCGGTCAACTGA